From Xenopus laevis strain J_2021 chromosome 7L, Xenopus_laevis_v10.1, whole genome shotgun sequence, one genomic window encodes:
- the necap1.L gene encoding uncharacterized protein LOC379480 (The RefSeq protein has 1 substitution compared to this genomic sequence), producing the protein MAAEAEYESVLCVKPDISVYRIPPRASNRGYRASDWKLEQPDWTGRMRLTSKGNVAFIKLEDKVSGELFAQAPVDQFPGLAVETVTDSSRYFVIRIQDGNGRNAFIGIGFSDRGDAFDFNVTLQDHFKWVKQESDFSKEPVGQDNQPKLDLGFKEGQTIKLNIGNIKKKDGCNKPRAGAGTGSFTLLPPPPGGKISAPPVSVSSSVPVANHVTPPPLQPPDSTSPDILLDLDLDTPVAAAKAAGTSSELWGDFSTAGSSASSQAPQATSWVQF; encoded by the exons ATGGCGGCTGAGGCGGAGTACGAGTCGGTGCTGTGTGTAAAGCCTGATATCAGCGTGTACCGGATCCCTCCGCGGGCATCGAACCGAGGATACAG GGCCTCTGACTGGAAACTGGAGCAGCCGGATTGGACAGGGAGAATGAGACTCACCTCCAAAGGGAATGTCGCTTTCATCAAGTTGGAGGACAAAGTGTCAG GAGAGCTCTTCGCTCAGGCGCCGGTCGATCAGTTTCCTGGCCTTGCAGTGGAGACAGTGACAGATTCCAGCCGATACTTTGTTATCAGGATTCAAGATGGAAACG GAAGAAACGCTTTCATTGGCATCGGTTTTTCTGATCGGGGCGATgcctttgacttcaatgtaacTTTGCAGGATCACTTTAA ATGGGTCAAGCAGGAATCAGACTTATCTAAGGAACCTGTAGGACAGGACAATCAACCCAAACTCGATTTGGGATTCAAAGAAGGTCAAACAATCAAGCTTAATATTGGG AATATTAAAAAGAAGGATGGCTGTAATAAGCCGAGAGCAGGCGCTGGAACTGGCAGTTTTACCCTGCTGCCTCCACCTCCTGGGGGTAAAATTTCTGCCCCACCAGTATCTGTGTCCAGTTCAGTCCCAGTTGCGAATCATGTGACCCCCCCACCACTGCAGCCCCCCGATTCTACAAGCCCAG ACATCCTACTAGACTTGGACTTGGACACCCCAGTGGCAGCAGCTAAAGCCGCCGGTACCTCGTCAGAACTTTGGGGAGATTTCAGTACCGCAGGCAG CAGTGCGTCCTCTCAGGCTCCGCAGGCCACTAGTTGGGTTCAGTTCTAA
- the necap1.L gene encoding uncharacterized protein LOC379480 isoform X1, translating into MAAEAEYESVLCVKPDISVYRIPPRASNRGYRASDWKLEQPDWTGRMRLTSKGNVAFIKLEDKVSGELFAQAPVDQFPGLAVETVTDSSRYFVIRIQDGNGRNAFIGIGFSDRGDAFDFNVTLQDHFKWVKQESDLSKEPVGQDNQPKLDLGFKEGQTIKLNIGNIKKKDGCNKPRAGAGTGSFTLLPPPPGGKISAPPVSVSSSVPVANHVTPPPLQPPDSTSPDILLDLDLDTPVAAAKAAGTSSELWGDFSTAGSASSQAPQATSWVQF; encoded by the exons ATGGCGGCTGAGGCGGAGTACGAGTCGGTGCTGTGTGTAAAGCCTGATATCAGCGTGTACCGGATCCCTCCGCGGGCATCGAACCGAGGATACAG GGCCTCTGACTGGAAACTGGAGCAGCCGGATTGGACAGGGAGAATGAGACTCACCTCCAAAGGGAATGTCGCTTTCATCAAGTTGGAGGACAAAGTGTCAG GAGAGCTCTTCGCTCAGGCGCCGGTCGATCAGTTTCCTGGCCTTGCAGTGGAGACAGTGACAGATTCCAGCCGATACTTTGTTATCAGGATTCAAGATGGAAACG GAAGAAACGCTTTCATTGGCATCGGTTTTTCTGATCGGGGCGATgcctttgacttcaatgtaacTTTGCAGGATCACTTTAA ATGGGTCAAGCAGGAATCAGACTTATCTAAGGAACCTGTAGGACAGGACAATCAACCCAAACTCGATTTGGGATTCAAAGAAGGTCAAACAATCAAGCTTAATATTGGG AATATTAAAAAGAAGGATGGCTGTAATAAGCCGAGAGCAGGCGCTGGAACTGGCAGTTTTACCCTGCTGCCTCCACCTCCTGGGGGTAAAATTTCTGCCCCACCAGTATCTGTGTCCAGTTCAGTCCCAGTTGCGAATCATGTGACCCCCCCACCACTGCAGCCCCCCGATTCTACAAGCCCAG ACATCCTACTAGACTTGGACTTGGACACCCCAGTGGCAGCAGCTAAAGCCGCCGGTACCTCGTCAGAACTTTGGGGAGATTTCAGTACCGCAGGCAG TGCGTCCTCTCAGGCTCCGCAGGCCACTAGTTGGGTTCAGTTCTAA